One window of Helicobacter winghamensis ATCC BAA-430 genomic DNA carries:
- a CDS encoding response regulator transcription factor codes for MLPELLKPLSTLNVLIVEDDPIALDLLRIPLERRCKKVIITKKGEVALKYFRNEIIDVVITDVKLDGKLDGIAMVKSMRKINPNIPVIFMTAYSDEEKIAEMVKLNATSLIKKAVDLEELFVLLLNINKALNKEQIVDLGQGIFYRRRDKSILKGIAAFELTDRESKILDLLLENKGYPITYEEFHKKVWNGQQMTMDSLRMHINGIRRKTYYDLIHNQSRFGYKLQPILDKE; via the coding sequence ATGTTGCCTGAACTTTTAAAGCCATTAAGCACGCTGAATGTATTAATTGTTGAAGATGATCCTATAGCCCTAGATTTGCTTAGAATTCCTCTTGAGCGTCGTTGCAAAAAAGTAATCATTACTAAGAAAGGTGAGGTTGCTCTAAAGTATTTTAGAAATGAAATTATTGATGTTGTTATTACAGATGTGAAACTTGATGGAAAGTTGGACGGGATTGCAATGGTAAAAAGTATGCGAAAAATTAATCCTAATATTCCTGTAATTTTCATGACAGCTTATAGTGATGAAGAAAAAATTGCTGAAATGGTTAAACTCAATGCAACTTCACTTATTAAAAAGGCGGTGGATCTAGAGGAGCTGTTTGTACTTTTATTAAATATCAACAAAGCCCTTAACAAAGAACAAATTGTGGATCTTGGGCAAGGAATTTTTTATCGGCGCCGAGATAAGTCTATCCTAAAAGGAATTGCAGCATTTGAATTGACAGATAGAGAAAGTAAAATCCTAGACTTACTATTAGAAAATAAAGGCTATCCTATTACCTATGAAGAATTTCATAAAAAAGTATGGAATGGGCAACAAATGACAATGGATTCTTTACGAATGCATATTAATGGTATTAGGCGAAAAACTTACTATGATTTAATTCATAATCAGTCACGCTTTGGTTACAAACTCCAACCTATTTTGGATAAAGAATAA
- a CDS encoding coiled-coil domain-containing protein has product MSAQEEIIEIDEIDNKKETKDREKGNEADKTDENHRLQDENHKETYTDFKDFKENTQSKEVRNDIKSPYYDVSREGSFGDSDYEDALAFYGQPFAENFNEEEFLEEGRRIEEAKQKIEEARIAEEKAQAQEAMQILEEKQKLENKKEFAEEILNNSTPEQAIYATKEALDSDGIEKAKDSLEILEEMTTLKEELKHLETEQGKEMFKQSMQETSQETKDKPLENQNSTENTELNPNSIDEMYLKRKQQITERIQELEENFDRSVEKLIEAKDINEILKALYKMDYALSSMKKESNKIQEQEHERRMKEWLETFAKNIPEELKGKAKEFLVELYEKKTQATQFLKTAEMEKSLYYKLDDILSLEHSENKLKAIGEITKEISEKTPNFENKYPKITQKTKEYLAQNLKNTQEQSQSKGITK; this is encoded by the coding sequence ATGTCAGCACAAGAAGAAATTATAGAAATTGATGAAATTGATAACAAAAAAGAAACAAAAGACAGAGAAAAAGGGAATGAAGCCGATAAAACAGATGAAAATCATCGCTTGCAAGATGAAAACCATAAAGAAACCTACACAGACTTCAAAGACTTTAAAGAAAACACACAATCCAAAGAAGTAAGAAATGATATAAAAAGTCCTTATTATGATGTGTCAAGAGAAGGCTCTTTTGGAGATTCTGATTATGAAGATGCCTTAGCTTTTTATGGACAACCCTTTGCAGAAAACTTTAATGAAGAAGAGTTTTTAGAAGAAGGCAGAAGAATTGAAGAAGCAAAACAAAAAATAGAAGAAGCAAGAATTGCCGAAGAAAAAGCCCAAGCACAAGAAGCAATGCAAATCTTAGAAGAAAAGCAAAAACTAGAAAATAAAAAAGAATTTGCAGAAGAAATTTTAAATAATTCCACTCCAGAACAAGCCATTTATGCAACAAAAGAAGCATTAGACAGCGATGGCATAGAAAAAGCAAAGGATTCTTTAGAAATTCTAGAAGAAATGACAACTCTAAAAGAAGAATTGAAGCACTTAGAAACAGAACAAGGAAAAGAAATGTTTAAACAATCTATGCAAGAAACTTCACAAGAAACAAAAGATAAGCCCTTAGAGAATCAAAATAGCACAGAAAATACAGAATTAAACCCTAATTCCATTGACGAAATGTATTTAAAACGCAAACAACAAATCACTGAAAGAATCCAAGAACTAGAAGAAAATTTTGATAGAAGCGTAGAAAAACTCATTGAAGCAAAAGATATTAACGAAATTCTAAAGGCTCTCTATAAAATGGATTACGCACTTTCTTCTATGAAAAAAGAAAGTAATAAAATTCAAGAACAAGAACACGAAAGAAGAATGAAAGAATGGCTAGAAACTTTTGCAAAAAATATACCTGAAGAATTAAAAGGCAAAGCAAAAGAGTTTTTGGTAGAACTCTATGAAAAGAAAACGCAAGCAACGCAATTCCTAAAGACAGCAGAAATGGAAAAATCCCTTTACTATAAACTAGATGATATTTTAAGTCTAGAACATAGTGAAAATAAGCTTAAAGCAATTGGTGAGATTACTAAAGAAATCTCTGAAAAAACGCCAAATTTTGAAAATAAATACCCAAAAATTACGCAAAAAACAAAAGAATATTTAGCGCAGAATCTGAAAAACACACAAGAACAATCTCAAAGCAAAGGAATCACAAAATGA
- a CDS encoding type II toxin-antitoxin system YafQ family toxin: MTKIKQCVEDLANLDILPAHYEAHSLKGDFKDFRECHIFGDLVLIYKRDDEEINYYRIGRHQDLFKKY; encoded by the coding sequence ATGACAAAAATTAAGCAATGCGTGGAAGATTTAGCAAATTTAGATATTTTGCCTGCTCATTATGAAGCACATAGCTTAAAAGGTGATTTCAAAGACTTTAGAGAATGCCATATCTTTGGTGATTTAGTTTTAATTTACAAAAGAGATGATGAAGAGATTAATTATTATCGCATAGGAAGACATCAAGATTTATTTAAAAAATATTAA
- a CDS encoding TrbM/KikA/MpfK family conjugal transfer protein, translating to MNKITKSLTLALILGFSSVNANNLQQSQINLQNLKSKELTGDTKLACEAILCLSTGNPPSECNPSLRRFYSISAKKMADTIRKRKSFLNLCPVNNASDDLVLKNLTQDILPSANPEQCKPEYLNQQIQTKTNNLQGIQQAMFFRVNPNLPKHCQALINHAYTDYKIPTYKCSGEFYSKLEWSLSAKLQSIDYATFKKLNHNQSYKIFNQCRYDDTYSNCNDPYNQYFKKIPFTKKCWSY from the coding sequence ATGAATAAAATAACAAAAAGTTTAACATTAGCACTAATCTTAGGATTTTCTAGCGTAAATGCAAATAATTTGCAACAATCACAAATTAATCTGCAGAATTTAAAAAGCAAAGAATTAACAGGAGATACCAAACTAGCGTGCGAAGCAATTCTTTGTTTAAGCACGGGCAATCCCCCTTCAGAATGTAACCCTTCATTAAGAAGATTCTATTCTATTAGTGCTAAAAAAATGGCAGATACCATAAGAAAGAGAAAAAGTTTTTTAAATTTATGTCCTGTTAATAATGCAAGTGATGATTTGGTTTTAAAAAATCTTACACAAGATATTTTACCAAGTGCAAACCCAGAGCAATGCAAACCTGAATATTTAAATCAACAGATACAAACAAAAACAAATAACTTACAAGGCATACAACAAGCAATGTTCTTTAGAGTCAATCCCAATCTGCCAAAACATTGCCAAGCACTTATTAATCACGCATACACAGATTATAAAATTCCAACTTATAAATGCAGTGGAGAATTTTACTCTAAATTAGAATGGAGTTTAAGCGCAAAACTTCAATCAATAGATTATGCAACTTTTAAAAAGCTTAACCATAATCAAAGTTATAAAATCTTTAATCAATGTAGATATGATGATACTTATTCAAATTGTAACGACCCATATAATCAATATTTTAAAAAGATTCCATTCACTAAAAAATGTTGGAGTTATTAA
- a CDS encoding DnaJ family protein → MSKSLYETLEVEQNASADEIKKSYRRLARKYHPDINKEPGAEDKFKEINAAYEILSDENKRKQYDQFGDSMFGGQNFHDFTRSHGSMDLDDILSQIFGGGFAQGGFSQSGFGGASFGDFGGFRSSRGPSLDINAQITIPFATALLGGVHNINIQNNSYDIKIPAGVKSGETIRLKGKGNSIGGQSGDLLLKVSVASHPQYAQDGDDLTMHFDVPLKVALFGGKVEIETLRKTITLKVPKNTKNAQRFRVKDLGGYNRKSKAYGDLYLEANIILPNCDTLPEALKEALEKYL, encoded by the coding sequence ATGTCAAAAAGCCTATATGAAACGCTAGAGGTAGAACAAAATGCAAGTGCTGATGAGATTAAAAAATCTTATCGTCGCCTTGCGCGCAAATATCACCCTGATATCAATAAAGAACCTGGAGCTGAAGATAAATTTAAAGAAATTAACGCTGCTTATGAGATTTTAAGTGATGAAAATAAACGCAAGCAATATGATCAATTTGGAGATTCTATGTTTGGTGGGCAAAACTTCCACGATTTTACACGCTCTCATGGAAGCATGGATTTAGATGATATTTTAAGTCAAATTTTTGGAGGTGGTTTTGCGCAGGGAGGATTTTCTCAAAGTGGCTTTGGGGGGGCTAGTTTTGGAGATTTTGGCGGTTTTAGAAGCTCAAGAGGACCTAGCCTTGATATTAATGCGCAAATTACAATTCCATTTGCAACCGCGCTTTTAGGGGGTGTTCATAATATTAATATCCAAAATAATAGTTATGATATTAAAATTCCAGCCGGCGTAAAAAGTGGGGAGACAATTCGCTTAAAAGGCAAGGGGAATAGTATAGGGGGGCAGAGTGGAGATTTGCTCTTAAAAGTCAGCGTTGCCTCCCATCCACAATATGCGCAAGATGGTGATGATTTGACAATGCACTTTGATGTGCCTTTAAAGGTTGCTTTATTTGGCGGTAAAGTAGAGATTGAAACATTGAGAAAAACTATCACACTAAAAGTGCCAAAAAATACTAAAAATGCTCAAAGATTCCGCGTTAAAGATCTTGGAGGATATAATCGCAAAAGCAAGGCGTATGGGGATTTGTATTTAGAGGCAAATATTATTTTGCCTAATTGCGATACACTTCCAGAGGCGCTCAAAGAGGCATTAGAAAAATATTTATAA
- the fur gene encoding ferric iron uptake transcriptional regulator, with amino-acid sequence MKKYKESLKTILDRLHLSIKKNSLKSSKQRELILKVIYEDGGHLSPEDIFTIIRKTCKNTSISSIYRILSFLEKEGFVSSIEVDKSGKRYEIASGLHHDHIICVECGKIEEFCNDEIEKLQVDVVKSYNGKLVGHDMMLYIVCKECLEKETQN; translated from the coding sequence ATGAAAAAATACAAAGAGTCTCTCAAAACAATCTTAGATAGATTGCATTTATCCATTAAAAAAAACAGCTTGAAAAGCTCAAAGCAAAGAGAATTAATCTTAAAGGTAATTTATGAAGATGGAGGACATCTAAGTCCTGAAGATATTTTTACCATTATTAGAAAGACTTGTAAAAACACAAGCATTTCATCAATTTATAGGATTCTATCTTTTTTGGAAAAAGAAGGATTTGTAAGCTCTATTGAAGTAGATAAAAGTGGGAAGCGCTATGAAATTGCAAGCGGGTTGCATCATGATCATATTATCTGTGTAGAGTGTGGCAAGATTGAAGAATTTTGCAATGATGAGATTGAAAAATTACAAGTTGATGTTGTTAAGTCTTATAATGGAAAACTTGTAGGGCATGATATGATGCTATACATAGTTTGCAAAGAATGCTTGGAAAAAGAAACTCAAAATTAG
- a CDS encoding PAS domain-containing protein, whose translation MESALKLLKNEVLLNDDTLITSKTDLKGKIIYGNLDFIKYGAYSEKEFLGKPHKLVRHPFMPRAAFKLLWSTIEAKREFFAFVCNLSKNGKTYWVFTNVTPSYDENGKVIGYYSVRRRPSKAGIETIIEIYKQLLVIEKEKGLDASVQFVMEYLQQNKIGWNEFIISLQKQAEVGGYR comes from the coding sequence ATGGAATCCGCATTAAAACTCCTAAAAAATGAAGTTTTGTTAAATGATGACACACTAATTACTTCTAAGACCGATTTAAAAGGAAAGATTATTTATGGAAATCTTGATTTTATTAAATATGGTGCTTATAGCGAAAAAGAGTTTCTAGGGAAGCCACATAAACTTGTGCGCCATCCTTTTATGCCACGCGCTGCTTTTAAGCTTTTATGGAGCACAATAGAAGCAAAACGAGAATTCTTTGCTTTTGTTTGCAATCTTTCTAAAAATGGTAAAACTTATTGGGTTTTTACAAATGTTACCCCTTCCTATGATGAAAATGGAAAGGTAATTGGTTATTATTCTGTGCGTCGCAGACCAAGTAAAGCTGGAATTGAAACAATCATAGAAATTTACAAGCAGTTGCTTGTTATTGAAAAGGAAAAAGGTTTGGATGCTAGTGTGCAATTTGTAATGGAATATTTACAACAAAATAAAATAGGCTGGAATGAATTTATTATTAGTCTTCAAAAACAAGCTGAAGTAGGGGGATACCGATGA
- a CDS encoding toprim domain-containing protein: protein MQEKKINPYITNREIIKLPLHEILINNGYSIKKDKTSRNYIALTNKNGDSVLITQKSNGDYLYFNPNDEKDRGNIFNFAKNRGVAYEVLLNAEKKEISYSFNPSTQKDESAKEEVLKEYFEADTLNLKENVFTLKRLIESSILERFANDTLGLKNKNHNILSPTYTIKDSKYSTFIPIISGYIKYLNAPIQKNSKSIKQLCYGNKGLEMLKEKDTKLNTLTRVILTESMIDSLSLFEMHHKNNEKNFLLCSTNGVPTQSQFRVMEFLNKNLPKEAQIILGFDNDEKGREFSKKCLEFFKGREVRQSIPSFKDFNDDLFIAKALNIPLNSTLLEIKTELNAIANTIKRIRQTDNYLESAKDENYKRAEFLSHSLLFLERKISYKIPYTNYKQEAIKFLNHYQEMNKCNSKD from the coding sequence ATGCAAGAAAAAAAGATAAATCCCTACATTACAAATAGAGAAATCATTAAATTACCTTTGCACGAAATTTTAATTAATAATGGATATAGTATTAAAAAAGACAAAACTTCAAGGAATTATATTGCTTTAACAAATAAAAATGGGGATTCTGTTTTAATTACGCAAAAAAGCAATGGCGATTATCTTTATTTTAATCCCAATGATGAGAAAGATAGGGGAAATATCTTTAATTTTGCTAAAAATCGTGGTGTTGCCTATGAAGTATTGCTTAATGCTGAAAAAAAGGAAATTAGCTATTCTTTTAATCCTAGCACACAAAAAGATGAAAGCGCAAAAGAAGAAGTTTTAAAGGAATATTTTGAAGCAGACACATTAAATTTAAAAGAAAATGTTTTTACTTTAAAACGCCTAATAGAATCAAGTATTTTAGAGAGATTTGCCAATGATACTTTAGGATTAAAAAACAAAAATCATAATATCTTATCGCCAACCTATACCATTAAAGACTCAAAATACTCCACTTTCATTCCTATAATTAGCGGTTATATTAAATATTTAAATGCACCTATACAAAAGAACTCCAAAAGCATTAAACAGCTTTGCTATGGAAATAAGGGCTTAGAAATGCTAAAAGAAAAGGACACAAAACTAAATACGCTTACAAGAGTAATTTTAACAGAATCAATGATTGATTCTTTATCCCTTTTTGAAATGCACCACAAAAATAATGAAAAAAACTTTTTATTATGTTCTACAAATGGAGTGCCTACACAATCTCAATTTAGAGTAATGGAGTTTTTAAATAAAAATTTACCTAAAGAAGCGCAAATCATCTTAGGTTTTGATAATGATGAAAAGGGACGAGAGTTTAGTAAAAAATGCTTAGAGTTTTTTAAAGGAAGAGAAGTTAGGCAAAGTATTCCTAGCTTTAAAGACTTTAATGATGATTTGTTTATTGCAAAAGCATTAAATATTCCTTTAAATAGCACTCTTTTAGAGATTAAAACAGAATTAAATGCAATAGCAAATACGATTAAAAGAATTAGGCAAACAGATAATTATCTAGAAAGCGCAAAAGATGAAAATTATAAAAGAGCAGAATTTTTATCGCATTCTCTCTTATTTTTAGAAAGAAAAATATCTTACAAAATACCTTATACAAACTACAAACAAGAAGCCATTAAATTTTTAAATCACTATCAGGAAATGAACAAATGCAATTCAAAAGACTAA
- the mqnE gene encoding aminofutalosine synthase MqnE, whose translation MQNYKHSDFLDSKNALELYDLDLFTLGNIADSLRQKYFDKKVFFNSNRHINPTNDCADICKFCGFSAHRKNPNAYTMDKEQVLEIARDSIKSGALELHIVGAHNPKLNLEWYLELFRTLKAEFPQVHIKALTAAEVHYLSTISNKSHQEVLELMAQNGVDSMPGGGAEIFDEKVRDYICKGKVNSKTWLEIHGIWHSLGKKSNATMLFGHIESREHRIDHLLRLYHQQEKSGGFNAFIPLVYQKENNFLKVTEFPSGQEILKTIAISRILLSNIPHIKAYWATLGLNLALVAQEFGADDIDGTIQREAIQSASGSKSAYGITKNTLISEIKDAGFIPVERDSLYNIIKIY comes from the coding sequence ATGCAAAATTACAAACATTCAGATTTTTTAGATTCCAAAAATGCCCTAGAGCTCTATGATTTAGATCTTTTTACGCTTGGAAATATAGCAGACTCTTTGCGTCAAAAATACTTTGACAAAAAGGTATTTTTTAACTCCAATCGCCATATTAATCCCACAAATGATTGTGCGGATATTTGTAAATTTTGCGGGTTTTCAGCGCACAGAAAAAATCCAAACGCTTATACAATGGATAAAGAGCAGGTCTTGGAAATTGCTAGAGATTCCATAAAATCAGGAGCGCTAGAGCTGCATATTGTGGGTGCGCATAATCCTAAGCTTAATTTAGAATGGTATTTAGAACTTTTTAGAACACTTAAAGCAGAATTTCCGCAAGTGCATATTAAAGCATTAACTGCCGCTGAAGTACATTATCTAAGCACAATCTCAAACAAAAGCCACCAAGAAGTGTTAGAATTAATGGCGCAAAATGGTGTGGATTCTATGCCTGGTGGGGGTGCGGAGATTTTTGATGAAAAAGTGCGAGATTACATTTGCAAGGGTAAGGTGAATTCTAAAACTTGGCTAGAAATCCACGGAATTTGGCATTCTTTAGGTAAAAAGTCTAATGCAACAATGCTTTTTGGACATATAGAATCACGCGAACATCGTATTGATCACTTACTGCGTCTTTACCATCAGCAAGAGAAAAGTGGTGGTTTTAACGCATTTATCCCCCTAGTCTATCAAAAAGAAAATAATTTCTTAAAAGTTACAGAATTTCCTAGCGGGCAGGAAATTTTAAAAACCATTGCAATTTCTAGGATTTTATTATCAAATATCCCGCATATCAAAGCCTATTGGGCAACTTTAGGGCTAAATTTAGCACTTGTTGCACAAGAATTTGGCGCGGATGATATTGATGGAACCATTCAAAGAGAGGCAATTCAAAGCGCAAGTGGTAGTAAAAGTGCTTACGGAATCACAAAGAACACATTGATTTCCGAAATTAAAGATGCAGGATTTATCCCGGTGGAGCGCGATAGCCTTTATAACATCATAAAAATATATTAA
- a CDS encoding heat shock protein transcriptional repressor HspR, producing the protein MYSYDEPVYLISVVAKILSIHPQTLRQYEREGLVEPGRTDGKMRLYSQRDIDKIKTILRLTRDLGVNLAGVDIIMRLKDKLDEQDREIEELHLSLEKFKANQPSKSVVKKQSSYEVIIFEKY; encoded by the coding sequence ATGTATAGTTATGATGAGCCAGTTTATTTAATTAGTGTTGTTGCTAAAATCTTATCCATCCATCCACAAACTCTGCGACAATATGAACGCGAAGGATTGGTTGAGCCAGGCAGAACAGATGGCAAGATGCGCCTTTATTCCCAAAGAGATATTGATAAAATAAAAACGATTCTACGCCTAACCAGAGACTTGGGTGTTAATCTTGCTGGTGTGGATATTATTATGCGCCTTAAAGATAAACTGGATGAACAAGATAGGGAGATTGAAGAGCTACATTTGAGCTTGGAAAAATTTAAAGCAAATCAACCAAGTAAATCTGTGGTTAAAAAGCAAAGTTCATACGAAGTAATTATTTTTGAAAAATATTAG
- a CDS encoding methyl-accepting chemotaxis protein: protein MKNLLIFAIILCVIGVGAEAFYQGISVYLAIYVLIAIVLGYGIMKFTERERIIQNMLKVTREYQKGHFEQRVLHIEGDADLCEMANNLNTVADNLEAFMREISTAIHSSQKEEYYRLAYAQGLKGAFIQNINNINKALLKIEENAKANIQNALAKSLLDMSLGSQNENLTKISSDLEGDMQQLDVVNDNVTNITKSAKDSQKDVAGITESIDALMAIINDNLATVDSFTQKSKDISSVVDIIADIANQTNLLALNASIEAARAGEHGRGFAVVADEVRQLAEKTHKATNGISMVVQNMQQEIAEIQDNFAQISDYANSTHSNITNFNEVFGRMEQTTATLQEVFNKLSSRLLHSISKLEHIVYKSNLYLSFNLRKETCDFNAINPISKYLDDEKMLLKVGNLDIEGLNQTKIALLKDTNSALDKLSQTLTKENVDSIIETFEDIEESSKRAISLLDSH from the coding sequence ATGAAAAATTTACTTATTTTTGCAATTATACTTTGTGTGATAGGCGTTGGAGCAGAGGCATTTTATCAGGGAATTAGCGTGTATTTGGCTATTTATGTATTAATTGCTATTGTGCTTGGATATGGCATTATGAAATTTACGGAGCGTGAGCGTATTATCCAAAATATGTTAAAAGTAACAAGGGAATATCAAAAAGGGCATTTTGAACAGCGCGTGTTGCATATTGAAGGTGATGCAGATTTGTGCGAAATGGCAAACAACCTTAATACAGTGGCGGATAATTTAGAAGCCTTTATGCGTGAGATTAGCACTGCAATCCACAGCTCCCAAAAAGAAGAATATTATCGCTTGGCATATGCACAAGGGCTAAAGGGTGCATTTATCCAAAACATTAATAATATCAACAAAGCATTACTCAAAATTGAAGAAAATGCAAAGGCAAACATTCAAAATGCACTTGCAAAGTCATTGCTTGATATGAGTTTAGGTAGCCAAAATGAGAATTTAACAAAAATTTCATCAGATTTAGAGGGAGATATGCAGCAGCTTGATGTGGTGAATGATAATGTTACAAATATCACAAAAAGTGCGAAAGATTCACAAAAAGATGTGGCAGGCATTACAGAATCTATTGATGCTCTAATGGCAATTATTAATGATAATTTAGCCACCGTGGATAGCTTTACGCAAAAGTCAAAAGATATTAGCTCTGTTGTAGATATTATCGCTGATATTGCAAATCAAACAAATTTATTGGCATTAAACGCTAGTATTGAAGCAGCTAGAGCAGGGGAGCACGGAAGAGGATTTGCTGTAGTTGCTGATGAAGTGCGTCAACTTGCAGAAAAAACTCATAAGGCAACAAATGGAATCTCAATGGTAGTGCAAAATATGCAACAAGAGATCGCTGAAATTCAAGATAATTTTGCACAAATTTCAGATTATGCAAACTCAACACATAGCAATATCACAAACTTTAATGAAGTTTTTGGGAGAATGGAGCAGACTACAGCAACCCTACAAGAGGTATTTAACAAGCTTTCTTCTCGTTTATTGCATAGTATTTCAAAACTTGAGCATATTGTATATAAATCTAATTTATATTTAAGTTTTAATTTAAGAAAAGAAACTTGTGATTTTAATGCGATTAATCCGATTTCTAAATATTTAGATGATGAAAAGATGCTTCTAAAGGTTGGAAATCTTGATATTGAAGGGTTAAATCAAACAAAAATTGCATTGCTTAAGGATACAAATTCCGCTCTTGATAAACTAAGTCAAACACTTACGAAAGAGAATGTGGATTCCATCATTGAAACCTTTGAAGATATTGAAGAATCTTCTAAGCGTGCAATTTCTCTTTTAGATTCTCACTAA
- a CDS encoding DUF2325 domain-containing protein, with protein sequence MSVLVIGGDEITPIKAVLKGLGCEEITHWDGRKESVNHKELPQNIECLVMLTNFLNHNTMRKFRNAAKKKEIPIICTKRSVSCLYCEFMKTFGENCNKVCAYK encoded by the coding sequence ATGTCTGTTTTGGTAATTGGCGGAGATGAGATTACACCTATTAAAGCAGTTCTTAAAGGTTTAGGATGTGAAGAAATCACACATTGGGATGGAAGAAAAGAAAGCGTTAATCACAAGGAATTACCACAAAACATTGAATGTTTGGTAATGCTTACAAATTTTTTAAACCACAACACAATGCGTAAATTTCGCAATGCTGCAAAGAAAAAAGAGATTCCAATTATCTGCACGAAACGCAGCGTGAGTTGCTTATATTGTGAATTTATGAAAACTTTTGGGGAAAATTGCAATAAAGTTTGCGCTTACAAATAA
- a CDS encoding phosphoribosyltransferase, translating to MQYYSYEMFREDMKELVSQIDFNPDAIVAISRGGLTMAHFLGIALDLRRIFTINASSFFNKVQQEIQISNIPELSGNQRVLIVDEIVDSGTSMEKVHTILSTIYSHMEFKTACIFHKPTATFKPDFILREAKDWVEFFWEVDIIKSIREKE from the coding sequence ATGCAATATTATAGCTATGAAATGTTTAGAGAAGATATGAAAGAGCTTGTAAGTCAAATTGATTTTAATCCTGATGCAATTGTTGCAATTTCAAGAGGCGGACTTACAATGGCACATTTTTTAGGGATTGCATTAGATCTTAGGCGTATTTTTACCATCAATGCTTCATCTTTTTTTAATAAAGTGCAACAAGAAATTCAAATCTCAAATATTCCAGAATTAAGTGGTAATCAACGCGTCTTGATTGTCGATGAAATTGTAGATAGTGGCACAAGTATGGAGAAGGTGCATACGATTTTAAGTACGATTTATTCGCATATGGAGTTTAAAACTGCCTGTATTTTTCATAAACCAACGGCAACTTTCAAGCCCGATTTTATCCTGCGTGAAGCTAAAGATTGGGTGGAGTTCTTTTGGGAAGTTGATATTATTAAATCCATACGCGAAAAGGAATAG